A section of the Humulus lupulus chromosome 2, drHumLupu1.1, whole genome shotgun sequence genome encodes:
- the LOC133814583 gene encoding uncharacterized protein LOC133814583 yields MLVPWNHGEHWMLLILAPYAYHVYCCDPVNSELNNREEIVSVIVSAFNLFFSMNLPDVEILDTLRIKQPQCPHQPDNVACGYYLMRMLKDLIEHVSPGQYLRTMGASFFNKLEVHETRSLFPSRMYSNMDSTDRSHSSASIGSDPPSKFSGCYFPKC; encoded by the exons atgcttgtcccttggaaccatgg tgaacattggatgttgcttattttggcaccatatgcatatcatgtttattgttgtgatccggtgaattcagagctaaataaccgtgaggagattgtatcagtgatcgtcagcgctttcaatctttttttctctatgaatcttcctgatgtcgagatccttgatactctacgcattaagcaacctcag tgtccacaccaaccggacaatgtggcatgtggatactacttaatgaggatgttgaaggatttgattgaacatgtgaGTCCCGGGCaatacttgagaacg atgggGGCATCTTTCTTTAACAAACTTGAAGTGCATGAGACTCGATCTTTGTTTCCTAGCCGCATGTATTCTAATATGGATTCCACcgatcgaagccattcttctgcttctattgggtctgaCCCGCCATCGAAGTTCAGTGGTTGCTACTTTCCAAAGTGTTAA